Genomic DNA from Candidatus Thioglobus sp.:
TTTAACTGATTAACTTCTTGTAACAATAGTTTGATTTTGATTGGCTTATCTTGATGTTGCAATATAATCATCTTGGCAACACTTGCGCCTTCATATGGCATGAATTTATTAATCTCAACTTGCCATTCATCATTTATATCTGATCGATGTTCAAATATGATACTAGGCAAGGTATTAAGTGGAAAATACCAGCCTAACTCTTGCTCCATCCATTGTTGAAGCTTTAACGGTGTTTGGACATGATCTACTAGCAAGCCTTGCGCAGTTGAACCAAGAGTAACTTCGCCCAATCCTAGCGCACCCACCAACACCATTTCGAATTCTTCATCGATAAATTTAATATCAAAACTAATACTTTGATGGCTATCATTTGCCAAAATACTCGCTCTACCTTTAGCGAACCATGCATTTGGAATGGCGCCTGGCGCATTGTATTTAGTCTGAGTATTAAGCGTTTCACATCCTTGCAGAAACAAAAAAACGCAGCATGTTAAGAGTAACTTCATAGGGTGGGTATTCTAACATTGGTCTTATAATAGCGAACGCCTAAAAATTACCACTTAGGTATAATTATGTGCTTATTGAGTTTGTTATTTAAGTTTATGTCACGCATTGCTATTTTAAGTGTTAATCATGCACAGGCGCCAGTTTCGGTGCGTGAACGTGTTGCTTTTGCGCCTAATCATTTAAGTAGTGAATTGCAAAAATTAGTGGACACTCCAGGGGTTCAGGCATGTGTTATTTTGTCTACCTGCAATCGCTCTGAAATTTATGCGGTTATCGATGCTGACAATCCTCAGGAAATACTGAGTCAATATTTAGCTGACACACACAAAATCTCTAGGCAAGAAATAGATTCTTATTTGGTTTATTTTGAAAATAATGCTGCCTTAGAGCACATTTGTAATGTGGCTTGTGGATTAGACTCTTTAGTATTAGGAGAGCCTCAAATATTAGGTCAACTAAAAGATGCTTATCATATAGCCAAGCAAGCAAAAACTCTAGATAAAAAACTAGAAAAACTATTTCAACATGCTTTTTCAACAGCAAAAAAAGTACGCACTGATACTCAAATTGGATCTTCGCCAGTCTCTATTGCCTATTGCGCTGTCAAACTTAGTGAAAAAATCTTTACAGATTTATCAGAACAAACAGTTTTATTAATCGGTGCAGGGGAGATGATAGAACTATGTGCCCAACATTTGAGCCAAAAAGGTATTAAAAATATCATTGTTGCCAATAGAACACTTGAAAATGCACAAAAAATTGCTTCACTTTACAATGCACAATCTATTAGCTTAAAGCAGTTTTCATCTGTCATTCATCAAGCTGATATCATCATTTCATCAACAGCTGCCTCTGTTCCTGTTATTGGAAAAGGACTTATTGAAAGTGCTCTAAAATTACGCAAACATAAGCCTATGTTCATGCTTGATATTGCCGTTCCAAGAGATATTGAACCTGAAGTTGGTCAATTAGATGATGTATATCTCTACACTATTGATGATCTTGAGCAAGTGGTAAGTGACAACATTGATTCACGCGAAAAAGAAAAGGTATTAGCTCAAGAAATTATCATTAAACAAACTCAAGTTTTTAACAAATGGCTGTCTGTTTTACCTAATGAGCAACTGATACAAAGTTATCGTAGTAACGTTAATAAAATTAAAGAAGATGCATTAGAAGATGCTATAAAAAGTCTTAATAATGGCGGTGCTAGTGAGCAAATTATAAAAAAATTGGCAGACCAATTAACCAATAAAATACTTCATACCACCTTTAAAAACATTAAGCAAACCCCTCATAAAGGATTATCCCAATGTGAAGGCTGCATACCCAATATTAAAAAATAATGAATGAATCTATTCTTGCTAAATTAGAACAAATGTCCATGCGCCTTGAAGAAGTTGGTGCCATGTTGAGTGATCCAAGTATTGCTAGCGATATTAAAAGATTTAGAGAGCTATCTATTGAACATTCTCAGCTTACGCCTGTCAATGAGCAGTACCAAGAGCATCTCACCACTGTTCAAAATCTTGAAGATGCAAAGATGATGCTTGAAGAAGATGATGCTGATATCAAGGCAATGGCTAAAGAAGAAATTAACGACGCTAAAGACAATCTAGAGCGTTTAGACCTTGAGTTAAAAAAATCCTTATTACCCAAAGATCCAAATGATTCTCGCAATATTATTCTGGAAATTCGAGCGGGTACAGGTGGCGATGAGGCTTCAATTTTTTCAGGGGATTTATTTAGAATGTATTCACGTTACTGTGAAAAACAAAAATGGCAGATAGAAACTCTCAGTGCAAATATTGGTGATCATGGTGGCTATAAAGAGATTATCGCCCGTATCAGTGGTGTTGACGTTTATTCCAAGCTTAAGTTTGAATCAGGCGCACATCGAGTTCAACGTGTTCCAGAAACTGAAAGCCAAGGTCGTGTCCACACTTCTGCCTGCACAGTTGCAGTTATGCCAGAAGTAGAGAATATTGAAGATATCGATATCAACATGGGTGATGTTCGTGTTGACACATTTAGGGCAAGTGGTGCAGGTGGACAGCATGTTAATAAAACTGACTCGGCTGTTCGTGTCACCCATATTCCAACAGGGACAGTAGTTGAATGTCAAGATGGACGCTCACAACACAAAAACAAAGCTCAAGCAATGTCAGTTCTTGCGTCAAGAATTTTAGATGCTCAGCAACAGGTTCAACAAAAAGAACAGGCA
This window encodes:
- the hemA gene encoding glutamyl-tRNA reductase, which encodes MSRIAILSVNHAQAPVSVRERVAFAPNHLSSELQKLVDTPGVQACVILSTCNRSEIYAVIDADNPQEILSQYLADTHKISRQEIDSYLVYFENNAALEHICNVACGLDSLVLGEPQILGQLKDAYHIAKQAKTLDKKLEKLFQHAFSTAKKVRTDTQIGSSPVSIAYCAVKLSEKIFTDLSEQTVLLIGAGEMIELCAQHLSQKGIKNIIVANRTLENAQKIASLYNAQSISLKQFSSVIHQADIIISSTAASVPVIGKGLIESALKLRKHKPMFMLDIAVPRDIEPEVGQLDDVYLYTIDDLEQVVSDNIDSREKEKVLAQEIIIKQTQVFNKWLSVLPNEQLIQSYRSNVNKIKEDALEDAIKSLNNGGASEQIIKKLADQLTNKILHTTFKNIKQTPHKGLSQCEGCIPNIKK
- the prfA gene encoding peptide chain release factor 1, giving the protein MNESILAKLEQMSMRLEEVGAMLSDPSIASDIKRFRELSIEHSQLTPVNEQYQEHLTTVQNLEDAKMMLEEDDADIKAMAKEEINDAKDNLERLDLELKKSLLPKDPNDSRNIILEIRAGTGGDEASIFSGDLFRMYSRYCEKQKWQIETLSANIGDHGGYKEIIARISGVDVYSKLKFESGAHRVQRVPETESQGRVHTSACTVAVMPEVENIEDIDINMGDVRVDTFRASGAGGQHVNKTDSAVRVTHIPTGTVVECQDGRSQHKNKAQAMSVLASRILDAQQQVQQKEQATARKELVGSGDRSQRIRTYNYPQGRITDHRINLTLYKLSEIIEGDLESIIEPLIVEQQTNQLTELNDALA